The stretch of DNA AAGAGCAAAGAATTCATTTTCTTTTTGCCTGCTGATCATGCGGAAGAAATCTCCGTGCCTGATGAGATGATCGAACGATTCCAGGATGACGACCAAATTACGCAATGGCAAGAAAGAGCCTTTCCAAAGGATAAGCCTGACCCGAATTGTCGTGACCGCAATGGGATGGTTCGCAAGAACCCACCAGAGCCTGGTGATCCTGTGTTCTTCTTGCGAGAAAACGAGCAACTTACTTTCTTCGGGCGGGCCCAGATGTTCCGCCTGCCCTACACGCAACGCCCCATAGACCTTGTTCCGCCAGAATTGCGCCGACCTGAAGACATTGACTATGCGGAAGCGTTGTTCGGCTTTGTGCGAACCAAGAAAGAGCTGGCAGAGATGAAACAACGCGGTGTCATCCAGGAAATCCCGAAGCAGGGCGATAAGCGTCGGGCTTATGCTGGTCGGGTGTTTGTAACAGACGCCGTGTTAGAAGATGGGCAGAGCGACTACTGGCTATCTCCTGATCCAATCACTCCAAAGATTCTCGCCACGCCGAAACCGACTGCCTTTCAACACTACCTTGTGCAAACCGGGGACAATAAAAGCCAACTAAAGCACTACGGCAGTCCAACTCCACAGGACACCATCATTCGCGGACACAAACGCTACTGGCACCAGGGTCTGAGCTCAGACGAAGGGTTGACGCTCGATCGAATTCGGGAACTGATCGAGGACGAGAGAGCGCGACTCCACCAGTTAGCAGAAACGAGTACGCAGCACACGCAATTCAAACCGGTAAAACCAGGTGTGAAATTCACGTTCCGTGTTTACTTCGAGAACCTCTGCGACCGCGAGCTGGGCGCACTGTGCTGGACGCTGCATCCGTTGGGAGATTCGAGCAAAGAATATTGTCACCATCTCGGCATGGGCAAGCCGCTGGGCATGGGTGCGGTGAAGCTGGAGGCAACCCTGCATCTGACCAATCGGTCCACGCGCTACGGTACACTGTTTGATGGTGATAATTGGCAGACAGGAGCAACAGCAAGTAGTGAGTCGTTGTCCGACCGCGGAACGCTGGAAGCACGCGTCAAAGATTTTGAGCAGCATGTCCTCGAAACGCTCGGCCACAGCGCAACAGGCCATCATCTCTCTGAAGTGAAGCGCATTGGAATGTTGCTCAAGCTGATGGAATGGCCAGGCTTCCGGGCAGTGCCGCCTATTCCCGGTCAGCCTGCGCCCAACAATTGTGTTATTACCGAAAATGGAGTCCAGCGCCCCAATACGCGCTACATGATGATTGAACTGCCGGGTGTTTCAGGATCAGGGAGAAATGAATACCGTGACCGTCCCGTGTTGCCCGATCCTTGTGCCTTCGATTCCAGTATCTGCACTCTCGCTGAGTCAGCTTCAAACAGCTCGGATGCACCTGCAAGTGCATCAGCTCAACCCAGTACCTCCAGTGGCTCGACTCCTTCACTGCCATCATCCTTGAAGGTCGTCTCTAATCCATCCGGTCGAAAAGCGAAAAAACGAAAGCGGAAGAGGCCAAACCGATAACAAGACGGGAGTCAGTTACTCCGATGGGAGATGACAGAAGTGACAAACCGGCAGCTCAAACCGATGACGGTGAGATTACCGTCTGCAGTAATTTCCCTCCATATCCGAAGGGAACGGCGGGAACGCGCTGTCGCGCTGACGTCACGAGGGAAGAGGGAAAAGCACGCCGTGCACTATTTAAGGGGTGGAAGTAGATGAACCCGTGGTGTTAGTTTGACGCACATATCTTTTCTAACCTAAAAACTATCTGGTTCAAAGGAGAGATCAGAGATGAACACGCGTGATGTAACCGTAACGCTGATTCCTACCGAAGAGGATTTTCAGATCCTCGACATCTTCATGGAAGCTGGGCGGATTCGACCCGATGTCATCCGCTCTCTGAGCCTTCCCTCGAACATCGATCCTGCCAAGGGAGTCGTCATTAGTGGGAGAGCACCAATTTGGTTATATGCCCGTTTAGTTCACCTATGTTTGAACGCCCCATGGGTCGCCACGTATGACCCAAAGGCTGGAGCTATCATTGTTGTCCGTCGCTCGGTGGATCGGCCACAAGTGGGTGATGTCATTCCGAAGGAAAAGGTATTCTGCTATTTGCCCAAGCATTCGGGGCCATCCAACCAAGAGGAGCCAAAGCCTGGAATCGGCTCCAAAGCGATTGCTTTCCTGGGACCGCCGCACAGTGGAAAGTCGGTGTTGATGAACGCACTTCGAATCAAGATGCAAGAGGTACTCCCTGCTGAGAAATTTCAACGTGATTTCTACGTTCTTCGCGCCTGCCCTGACGGCGAGGGGGATTGGTTCAACGAAATTCCCCAAGAGGTCGCAATGACGCTACGCTATAAGAACCGCTTTGACGATGAGTTTGTGAATCAAATCTGCCAAGCCCTAGAGCAGCTCCGCCAACAAAAGCAACTATTGCTCGTCGACTGCGGTGGCAAGATTGACAGAAAGAACCAGCGCATCCTCAACCGGTGCACACACGCCGTCATCGTGTCGCGCCATCCTGAGGAAATCCCCCTCTGGCGAGGAGCGGCGTTCTCCAGTGAGCTGGAAATCCTGGCGGAAGTAGAATCCCTCACCAATTCCTGCGCTGAAGTGCTTTCTTCTTCGCCTCTTCGCATACGCTTAGGCAAGTTAGAACGAGGAGAACGCTTGGCTGTTCCCGACGAGCTTTGGGGTTGCTTGAAATCTTTAATTGTTGATTGAAAATCTTTTGATTTGGAGATCGCTTATGGCACGCATCACAGAACGCAGCGCACGCGAGGCAGGGGCAGAGGATGCAAGAAGGAATTATCCTCCAAGCGACTTTGATGGCCAAGACGGTCGCATTTCGGACTTTGAGAAGCAAGTGGCCACTGTCACTAAAAAAGAGATAGCGGATGCCGTTGAAAAATGGCGTCAAAGGGAAAACGAGGTGCTGAAGGAGCTCAGGACCATGGTTCCCGAATTACAGGCATCGCTCCACCGCTTCGAGGATACTCTGGAAACCCACAGGCGCCAATTTAGCCGAGATGTTGCCCCTGAGCCACCCCATCGTTATGGGAAAGTAGCCATTGCTGTCCTTGTTCTCCTTTTCCTCTTCGAAGGAGGCGTCAATATCTTCACGTTCCGCTTCCTGCGTGAGCCCGGCATCACCACTGTTGTCATTGGCCTGGCATTGGCAGTTCTCATCCCCTTCTCGGGATTCTATGCGGGTCGAATTCTGAAAGCCAAGGAGAAAGGATTTGTGGAGTGGGTTGTCGCCGTGCTGTTAGTCTTGAGTGCAGCCGCCCTGATCTTTGTTGTGGCACAAGGACGGCGGATCGGAATCGAGGCGCGTAAACACGATCCCAAAATTGTCGAAGAAGCGTTCTTAATTTTTCTGCTTCTGAATATCTTGCTCTTCGGGATCGCTTTTGGGGATGGCTATTTTTCAGGATACGTCTATCCCCGCTTGCAGAAAGCGTATGAGGAGCTGAGGCGTCGGAAGCGCCAATACATGAACAGACGTGCCCGCTTGAATGAGGCGTTCATCGGTGCTCTTAGCCATGTGCGGGAGAAGCTCGCCACGGCGCAACAACTTGGTGTGGTTTATCGCGAGGCTAACAGAAGAGCGCGAGGCAACGTGCCTCAGGAGGAGATACCAAAGTATTTTGTTGATGCGAGCTTCAAAGTAACCAGTGAAGTGCCCCAAGAAATAAGGAAATATCTTGATTCAGATGAGCCGGTGCGTGATTATGAGAAGAACCTGACGGATAACGAAGAGGCTATAAAGAATGGGCAAGAGTTGATCGGGAAAATAGATCGAGCCTTCAAGGAGGCTAAGTCATGAGATGGCTTCTTTTCCTCTGCGTGACAATCTTGTGCATTGGATGTAACAAGACAAAGATTGAGACGCTGGGTGTTCTGGTGATGGTTGATTTTTCAGTGAGCGCGCGTCCAGACCTGCCTGATTATCGGAAATATCTTTCCGTCATCCTGAACGAAATGCCCGCAGACAGTCGTCTCGTTGTCGGTAAAATCGGAGAGACCACTGAGGCTACCTTTGATCCCTTCATTAACGAAACGTTCCCTGATGAAGATTTTTGGACAACCAACCCTCAGGATGTTGCTGATGAGAAAGAGGCCATCAGAAAAAGATTCGAAACGCGCTGCGAGGAGGCTTTTCAGAACCCGACACTCAGTCCCTGGACGAACATCGTATCAGCTCTTTCTTTAGTTAAGCAGGTATTTCCAGATTCCAAGCGCCGTGTTCTCGTGCTGCTTTCAGATATGTTACATAGCTCATCGGACTTTGACCTGGAGAAAGTCAACATCACCGATGAATACATTGAGGCGACAATTGACAGGTTGAAGCGGGAGGATCGCCTACCACGACTTGATGGAGTAGAAGTTTATGTTGCGGGCGCTCGCGCGCCGACTGACGAGCGGTATCGGGCTGTCAGGAAATTCTGGGGTCGCGTGTTTGAAGAAACCGGTGTTCAACTTAAATCGTATGGGCATACCCTTCTCAATTTTGAGCTGCGATAAGCGAGTACGGCTTGACAGTAAGCGTTTTGAAAATGGTGACTGAGAGGGCAGAAGGTACAACCTCCCACGACTCCCCACACCTTTTTGACCTGCTACCCGTAGCGTGTTCACTACAGCCCGCCATGTGCGAGTGAGCCTGATTGAGACGGCAGCGGACATTGATGAAGATGGTAGCTGTCCCTGTGGGATTACGGTGGCTTATGCTAGAATGCTGATGATCAATAATCACGACGAGGACGATTATGTCTCAACCACTGACAGAGTTCATGCCGGATATTCGCCACATCATCACGGAGGACGATACTCCTGTGGACAATTTTGCCTCTGAAAAACAGCAACGGCTGCTGACCGAACCGCTCTACAGCTCATGGGCAGGCCCCGGCCAAGGGCGATCATTTCTGGTGGCTGCTAATGTAGGAATTTTCTACACGCCCCGCGCAGCGGCGATTGTGCCGGACGTGTTCCTCAGTTTGGACGTAGAGGTTGCGCCCGATTGGTGGCAGAAGGAGCACCGGTCATACTTTCTGTGGGAGTTTGGCAAGCCGCCGGAAGTCGTCATTGAGATTGTCTCGAATCGGGAAGGCGGGGAGGCTGACGAGAAGAAACAGAAGTACGCGCGGATCAAGGTTGGGTATTACGTGATTTACGATCCGTTGCAGCAGGTCATGCCAGAGCCGTTGACGATTTATCAATTGCGTGGGCATACGTATGTCTTACAGGCGGAGCCGCGCTTTCCTGATCTCAAGCTTGGTTTAACGCTGTGGGAAGGGGAATACGAAGGTAGGCAGGATGTATGGCTACGATGGACCGACGAGCAGGGACGAATTATCCTGACCGGTAAGGAGCGGGCTGAGGCGGAGCGGGAGCGGGCTGAGGCGGAGCGGGAGCGGGCTGAGGCGGAGCGGGAGCGGGCCGAGCAGGAGCGGCAACGGGCCGAGCAGGAGCGAGCGGAGAAGGAAGCATTACGTGAGCAACTTGAGTTGGAACGCCAACGCGTTGCCCAACTGACAGAGCGCCTGCGACAACTAGGCAGGGAGCCAGAGTAAAGATTTTCGTTGCTCAGAGCCTTCCCCTGTGTGGGTTCACACACCGATGAGTGGCGAGAAAGAATTAGCTCATGAAGCGCGCGAGCGACGCGAAAGAATGTCTTTTCCAGCATTCGTAGTGTGCGGCAACGCATCTCAGCGGTTTTTCTGAAAATCACCACAAAGACACAAAGAACGCAGAGAAGAAGCGTGGCCAACAAACTCCTTGACAATCCGAAGGCAATATAGGGTTCATGCTGGCAATCTAGCAGAGAAGAAGCGTGGCCGACAAACTCCTTGACAATGGCACTTGCTTCACCTCTCCATCTTGGCGGTGCTGTTTTTCATCCTCCGTTGTGTCCGCTCACAGATGAGCAATTGTTATGGCGTTACTGTTGCCGTCAGCGTGAATGTGGCTGCGCCCGGTCCGAAATTAGCGACGGCAATATAATACGTGCCAGCTCGCAACGGAGGCGAACTCGTCGTCGTGATAGTGATCGTCTCTGTGCCCCCAGCGGACGTTGAGCGATAATCCGCCACAGCTTGGCCACCTTGAATTTGAATAGGCTGACCGAAACGGACGAAGAGATCAACATCTTGATTGCCACTGAGATCAACTCTCAATCGCGTTGCGCCACTCGGAACTTGAATCGTGTATTGTGTTGAGTTGAGAATGCCGCTGCCCGGTTGAGGCGCTGGAATCGAACCCGTGTGCGGCACGCCGGAGGTGAGCATGATCACCGGAACCTGTGGAGGCGGGGCAGCTTGTGCAGCGAGCTTGGCGACGAATACATCAATTGCGCCAGCCCGCTCCCGCTGAAATGCGCTCGCCGTAGGGAAGTTGTTGGACGTGGTGATACCGGTTACATACGCTGCACCCGTTGAATCCACCGCAATGCCATACCCCGCGTCGCCGCTGTCAACACCCAGCAAGATGTTTTCGCTGCCACCCAGGTAGGTTGAGTAGACAAGGCCTGCCCCGGACGGATTCAGTTTCGTGACAAAGGCATTGGGATAGGTGCTGGACCCCAAAAACGTGCTTTGCCCCGGCAGCGCATCAAGGACAGGAAAGTTGGCCGACGTAGTTTGCCCAGTTACATAGACGTTGCCGGCTTGGTCCAGGGCAATTGCGTAGGCAAGATCATCACTGTTGCCGCCTAGAAAGGTTGAGTAAACAAGCGCTGTGCCACTGGCGTTAAGCTTAGCGATGAAGCCGTCCCTGAAGCCGCCATGTGTTCGCTGAAAAGCGCCGCTCGTTACCGGGAAGGGTTTCAAAGGAGGTGAACGATCTGTGGACAGAGTCCAGCCGGTCACATAGGCGTTGCCGGCGCTATCCACAACGATGCCGCGACCAACATCAGGCCGATCGCCCCCCAGGAAGGTTGAGTAAACGAGCGCCGTCCCGCCAGCATTCACCTTGGTCACAAACGCCTCACACTCGAAGCAGCCGACGACCCCACAACCGGTATCGGTGTGAGTTGGCTGAAAGACGCCCGGCGTTGCCGGAAAATCAGGAGACTTGGTACAGCCCGTCACATAGGCATTACCGGCGCTATCTACGGCGATGGCGTAGCCTTCATCATCTAATGGATTGCCGCCGAACGTCACGCCGTAATTGAGCGTCGAGCCTGTCGGATTCAGTTTTGCCACGAGCACATCATAGGAGACATTGGCAGGGCGATACGACCGGCCGACGATATACGCGCTGTTGGTGGCGTCCAGCGCAATCCCATAACCGAAGTCACGCTCAGCCGTGCCAATGTAGGTGGAGTAGATGAGCGATGAGCCCGTCGGACTGAGCTTCGTCACGAAAGCGTCATACTGGCCGCCGCCGAACGTGCGCTGAAACGCGCCTGCCGTCGTTGGAAAGTTGCTGGAACCGGTCAACCCTGTTACATAGGCATGACCCATCGCGTCCACAGCGATGCCGTAGCCAGTCTCGCTATCGGAGCCGCCCAGATAGGTTGAGTAGACAAGCGCGCCGCTGGGGCTAAACTTGGCCACAATGGCATCAAACGGGCCTGAAGTTTCATAAGCATTCCTTGTCGGGAAATCGGAAGAAATGGTTTCGCCGGTCACATAGACGCTGCCGGTGGCGTCTACAGCGATGGCATAGCTTCGATCATTATTGTCGCCTCCTAAGTACGTCGAGTAGCTCAACACAGGATCAATGATGAGCGGGTGACTGGTGTCGTAGCGTTCCACCTGAAAGCCGATGATCGAGCGCGGCGCTTCCATCAGTTGGCTGCCCGTGGACGATTGGGATAGGAATTTGAATGAGCCAGCGACGTGCACTCGTTGGCCGTTAATGTCTTGATAGATGAACGGTCGCCGCTGGCGAAGCTGTTGGCGGCCGATGTGGATGACGAGATCACCTTGGGCATCTATGTTCAGGTGATCACCACCCTCAATGCCAATTCTGATGACGTTAGGATCAATTCCCGGCGCAACGACGAAGTCGTATTCCAATTGGTTCTGATTGCCATAGTAAATGAGGTCCACGCCGGGATAGACCTGAGCATATTTGATCTTGGCGTACATGGGAATGTCTGTGCGCCATTGCTGCGGGTCGTTGCCGATGAAGTAATGCTTTCGCGCGGCTATTGGCTCTAAGCCGACAATCTGAGGTGTAGTCCTAGCGCCGATCAGCTTCAGGCGCAGTGTAGCCGATTGTGACTCTTGGAGGTTGGTTTCGGGTTCGCCGGCGTCTGCTCGGGCGGTTGAACGATCTTGCTTGGACTCGCGAGCGTTCGTTGCTCGCAGGTGTAAGACAGCCTCGGTGGCAGCGAAATACACGTCGTAGCCAGGCCCGCGCGCCAGGAACTTGACGCGAGGATCACACTGTCCTTGATTCGATTCAAAGCTCAATGGTTGTTGCGCGAAACGTGTGTTGACCCAGGAGGTCAGCGTCGCTGCGCGGGCAGATAGCGCAGAGTTGAGGCTGGCCGCGCCGTTGATGTCGTGATGAAGGGGAGACGTCCAGCCAAGCCACCATACACCAATCAGCATAAGGGAAAACGTTCGTTTCATGGATCTCCACTCCAGCTTTCAACTTTTGCATAAGAGGGCGGCAGATTACAAAATATCAGTCCATTTTTCAAGTCAAACGCCACGACGCGGGTTCGGGACGTAAGGTCGTGATGGCGCGGCTTCGTTGCATGAGTGCTTGAGTTTGGTGGCGAGGTTGTGTAGCTTATGCCTGCTCATGTAAGGAGGATTCAATGAAAAAACAGATTGCATTGTCTCTCATTGTAGTTTGTTTATCGGTGGCGCTTGTTCGGGCGCAAGAACCTGTTGATCTGGGGATGGTGATGCGCATCAAGGCGGAAGGGTTTGAGCGATCAAAGGTCATGGATACGCTCTGGTATTTGACCGAGCATGCCGGGCCGCGATTGACGAATTCGCCGCAACTGAAGCAGGCCAGCCAGTGGTGTGTGAAGAAACTGACCGAGTGGGGGCTGGTGAACGCGCGGCTGGAGCCGTGGGGCATTTTTGGTCGTGGCTGGTCGGTTGAGCGGTTTTCCATTGAGATGGTTGAGCCGCATTTCATGCCGATTATCGCCTATCCGAAGGCATGGACGGCCAGTACCAACGGCGTCGTGAGTGGCACGCCAGTACTGGTTGAAATTCGGTCGGAAGCCGATTTTGAGAAGTATCGCGGCAAGCTCAAAGGGGCGATCGTCATGAATGAATCGCCGCGTCAAGTCGAGCCTCGTTTTGAAGCCGACGCTCGACGCCATTCGGATCAAGACTTGCAACGGCTGGCCGGCGCGCCGGAACCGGCAAGCGTGCCAGGTCGCGCTCAGCAGCGCCAGGAATTTCGCGCGCGACGCGCCTTGCAGGAGAAAATAGGAAATTTCTTCCGCCAGGAGGGCGTCGCTGTGCTGCTGGAGCCGAGTCGCGGCGAACACGGCACGATTTTTGTCGCCGGCGGTGGGGATTATAAGAAGGATGGCGAGCCTGGTGTGCCTGCCTTCGTCGTTGCGATTGAGCACTACGCGCGGATCGTTCGACATCTGGAGCGCAAGCAGCCGGTCAGATTAAACATTGAGTTGCGGGCAAAGTTTCATGATGAGGATTTGCAAGCCTACAACGTGATCGCTGAAATTCCCGGCACGGACCCGAAGCTCAAAGATGAATTGGTCATGCTGGGGGCGCATCTGGATTCGTGGCATGCCGGCACAGGGACAACCGATAATGGCGCTGGCTCGGCTGTGGTGATGGAGGCCGTGCGTATCCTGACGGCCATCGGCGCGCGGCCCCGGCGCACGATTCGTCTGGCGCTGTGGAGCGGCGAAGAGCAAGGATTGTTAGGCTCGCAGGAGTACGTCAAAACGCATTTCGCTGATCCGAAAACGATGCAATTGAAACCGGCGCATAGCAAGCTCTCGTGTTATTTCAATCTGGATAACGGCACGGGCAAGATTCGTGGCGTCTACCTACAAGGCAATGACGCCGTTCGCCCGATATTTGAAGCCTGGCTCAAACCATTTCATGATCTGGGGGCGACGACGCTGACGATCCGCAACACAGGCGGCACGGATCACCTTTCGTTCGATGCCGTTGGCTTGCCCGGCTTTCAATTCATTCAGGACCCGATTGAGTACGGCACGCGAACACATCACACGAATATGGATGTCTATGACCGCGCGTTGAAGGGGGACCTGATGCAGGCATCGGTCATCATAGCGTCGTTCGTCTATCACGCTGCCATGCGAGACGAGAAATTGCCGCGAAAGCCGTTGCCGCTGGCGCAGCCCGATGAGCAGTCAACGCCTGAGTAAATCCGTGAGACAGGCCATCGCGCGTCGGCGAGCAAGAATGCGGCTCGCCGACCACCCGGCATGAAACTCATCATTCAAATTCCTTGCTATAACGAAGCGGAGACGCTGCCGCTGACGTTGGATGATCTGCCTCGGCAGATTGAGGGGATTGATCAGATCGAAATTCTCGTCATTGATGACGGCAGTTCAGATGATACAGTCGAAGTGGCTCGGTCCCGGAACGTGCATCACGTTGTCCGGTTGACGCCGCATCGAGGATTGGCAGCGGCGTTTAATGCCGGCTTACGTGCCGGGTTGCAACGGGGCGCCGATGTTATTGTCAACATGGATGGTGATCATGCTTTTCGCGCTGAGGATATTGCGCGGCTTATTGCGCCGATACTGGCTGGACGCGCGGGCATGGTCATCGGCGTGCGCCCGTTGGATGATCGTCGGTACTTTCCGCCGTTGAAAAAAGCGCTTCATCGGCTGGGAAGCTGGCTGATCTCACGATTGATTGGACAGGCGATTCCCGACCCAACGAGTGGATTCCGCGCCTATAGTCGTGACGCTGCGATGAAACTTCATATCGTGTCGCGGCACACCTACGTGTTAGAATCAATCATTCAAGCGGCTCATCAGGGAGTCGCATTCGCGCATGTTCCCATCGGTGTGAATCCGCCGTTGCGCCCCTCGCGGCTCATCAAAAGCACAGCTCATTACGTTGCCCAATCAGCTTGGACAGTGCTGCGCGCTTGTGTGAGTTACAGAATGGGCAGGCTGCTGAAGGTGGTTGCGCCACGGTCTGGTCATGCGTGATTCGTCTATGAAGATTTGTCTATTGGGGCCGAGTTATCCCTATCGTGGCGGCATTGCGCACTACATGACGTTGCTGGCGAGAGAACTTCGCCGCCGTCATCACGTCGTTTTTTTCGGCTTCACTCGCCAGTATCCGCAGTGGCTCTATCCCGGCCAAACAGACCGCGATCCGAGCCAAGCCGCGTTGACCGACGAGTACATTCGCGTGCTCGATTCGCTCAACCCGTGGACGTGGATGCAGACGGCTCGGCGAATCTGTCGTGAGCAACCGCGGCTGTTGATTTTACCTTGGTGGACGTCGTTCTGGACGCCGGCATTTTGGACGGTTTCCTCATGGGTCAAACGAGCCAGCGCCACGACGGTTGTGTTTATCTGTCATAACGTCATTGAGCACGAGACGAATCTGATCAAGCAATTTTGCACACAGCTCGTTCTGCAAACCGGTGACGCCTTCATTGTGCATTCGACGCAAGATCGCGCGAGTCTGGCTACGATGTGTCCGGGGCGGCCGATTTATCAAGCATTTCATCCGAGCTATGCTGAGCTGGCGCCGACTCGGCTAGCGCGCCAAGAGGCTCGCCGCAAACTGAATGTTGGAGAGAAGGTGTTGCTCTTTTTCGGGTTCGTGCGGCCATATAAGGGCCTGGAATATGCCATCCGCAGTCTTCCGTTGATTTTGTCTAAGCATCAAGTGACGTTGATCGTTGCTGGCGAGATATGGTCGGGCCGACGAGAAATCAAAAAGTTGATCAGTCAATTGGGACTGGAAGCCCACGTGCGCATCGAGGATCGTTATATTGCCAATGAAGAGATCGGCCTCTATTTTTCGGCGGCTGATTTGTTGCTGTTGCCGTACCTGAGCGCCACACAGAGCGGGATTGCTCAGATTGCCTACGCGCAGGAAGTGCCGGTGGTGGCCACGCGCGTTGGGGGCTTGCTCGATGTCGTCACAGATGGGCAAACAGGCTACTTGGTCGAGCCAGCCTCGCCGACGGCGATTGCGGAAGCCGTGATTGATTTTTTTGATCATCATCGTGGCGATTACATGGTTGAGCAGATCAAGCGCCAACGATCGCGGTTCACGTGGGCGCCGATCGTTCAGGCGATCGAAGCGATCGGGCAACAGGATGATTGCGTTGACAATCATACTGTTTCATGATTAAACCTTGACTGACATTAAATCTTGACCGACATTGATCAAGCGAAATGGAGCGTGAGTGGAACCGAGTTCAACGAACGGCGTGTACACAATCCAGGTTGAGTTCGTCAAAATGACGTTGATGAGGAGGGATGCAATGTTCTCTCGAACAATTCTACGAATTATGAGCATGGCGATGATGGTCGGATTGATGATCGTCGCTTTGCTTGGAGCGCCGGCCAGCGGCGAATCGGAGAACGCGCCGGTTTCTATCATGCCGCTGCGCGAGGTGAAAGCGGGCATGAAGGGAACGATTCGGACGGTGTTTCAGGGGGATCAGATTGAAGAGTTCCAATTTGAGGTGCTCGGCACGATGCAAAGCGTCTTAGGCCCAAAGACTGACATCATTCTGGTGAGGTTGATTGGCGCCAAGCCTGAGTATACCGGCGTGGTTGCTGGCATGAGCGGCAGTCCAGCGATGATTGATGGGCGATTGGTCGGCGCGTTGTCGTTACGTTTTGGCGCTTTCGCCAAGGAGCCAATTGGCGGTCTGACGCCGATTGAATCTATGTTGCCGTTATTTGAGATGCCGTGGCCGGCCCGCCAGCAGCGCGCCGCTGTGCCAGCAGACATTCAAGCTACAGATAAACCGGCAAGCGTGGCTCAAACCAGCGCGACGAGCTCCTCGAGCGCCGTCTCGTTATTGGAGCCGATACCGACGCCGTTGTTCTTCAGTGGCTTCAGTCAAAGCATTGTTGACCATTTTGCGCCGGTCTTTGGCTCGTATCATCTTGTGCCAATGCTTGCTGGTAGCGGCGGTGCTGCCAGCCTTCAATTCAAGCCGGAGAGCGCTGCCGATTTGGTGCCGGGCGCGCCGATTTCGGCTGTGCTCGTCCGTGGCGATTTGGGCTTGTACGCGACAGGAACAG from Blastocatellia bacterium encodes:
- a CDS encoding glycosyltransferase family 2 protein encodes the protein MKLIIQIPCYNEAETLPLTLDDLPRQIEGIDQIEILVIDDGSSDDTVEVARSRNVHHVVRLTPHRGLAAAFNAGLRAGLQRGADVIVNMDGDHAFRAEDIARLIAPILAGRAGMVIGVRPLDDRRYFPPLKKALHRLGSWLISRLIGQAIPDPTSGFRAYSRDAAMKLHIVSRHTYVLESIIQAAHQGVAFAHVPIGVNPPLRPSRLIKSTAHYVAQSAWTVLRACVSYRMGRLLKVVAPRSGHA
- a CDS encoding glycosyltransferase, encoding MKICLLGPSYPYRGGIAHYMTLLARELRRRHHVVFFGFTRQYPQWLYPGQTDRDPSQAALTDEYIRVLDSLNPWTWMQTARRICREQPRLLILPWWTSFWTPAFWTVSSWVKRASATTVVFICHNVIEHETNLIKQFCTQLVLQTGDAFIVHSTQDRASLATMCPGRPIYQAFHPSYAELAPTRLARQEARRKLNVGEKVLLFFGFVRPYKGLEYAIRSLPLILSKHQVTLIVAGEIWSGRREIKKLISQLGLEAHVRIEDRYIANEEIGLYFSAADLLLLPYLSATQSGIAQIAYAQEVPVVATRVGGLLDVVTDGQTGYLVEPASPTAIAEAVIDFFDHHRGDYMVEQIKRQRSRFTWAPIVQAIEAIGQQDDCVDNHTVS